In the Rhododendron vialii isolate Sample 1 chromosome 2a, ASM3025357v1 genome, aaaaaattggtggaaaaaacaacaaatgcgaaaaaaatttgaataaagaaaaaaaaataattcaaattgatTACTCcgtatttagccaaaaaaaaccctaagaCTGACAATAAATAAAGGTGTTTCAATCTTTTTTCTTCTGTGGACCcctttttttttcgattttggtAGTAATTAATCAAGAAAATTTACCAAAATGACGAAAGGATGAAAAAAATAACGAAATAAAAATGGGTtagtaaaaatatttattagtaATTTCTAGGCGTTAActgaagaaaaatcaaattagagAAATTCAAATTGATGATATCATATACCCCTAGAAAGGTTGAACGATCTCTTGCAATGCAAAATAGCGCTTTGAATCCCATCCTGCTGCTCCAACAGCGAATCATCCCTCCGTCTCCCCTGCTTCACCGTCGCCCCCGAGACGGGGGCCGCCGCCACCGCCGCGGACGACGCCGACCGGCTCTTCCCCAAATGCTTGCACACCACCCTCAGCCCCGCAGGCAGCAGCAACTTCCCCTGCTTCCCACTCTTCTCCTCGCACGATGCGgcggccgccgccgccgccgcggGAGGCTCCGACTTCAGCACCGCCTCGGTTTTCTCCGATTTCAGAGCCTCCGGGCGGGCAGGAGATTGCACGCTCAGCTGCCCGGAAAACCCCGCGGACGGTTTCTCGCCGTGCCGTTTCGACACCCGAATGTACAGCGGCTTCACCATTTTCAGGTACTTCTGCACCCCGTCTTTGGAAACCCGCTTCTCGTCCGGACCCGACTCGTCCGAGGTCTCTTTCTTCTGAGACTTGTTGTTGTTAATGGTTCCGGAGGATGCTCGGGAGCTGTTGTCCCTAGTGAACAATGACACAATCGGCACTTCTTCTACCTTGAACTTCACCGTGAACAGCTTGCTCTGCGAATGAGAGTGAGTTTAGCTTAAGCCCGccaaggtttttatttttttaagtatttatttttcattttacaaaaCACGTAATTTTCTCGCAATACGCattcaattcaagaaataaGTGCTATTTGTGTTAGTGAAACGCATTCTAAATTAATTTTCGTAGATTTTTCTGGGATAATCGTACCAGAGGTTCTCGAAAGATAGGATATATGTACTCTATTTCTGGTCTTTTCGTGAAATTTTTCACATTGTAATTATTCCactaaaacacaaaaacagaAGTGCATGAGGAAaaggtgtgaaaatcatttccctaaagATAACGAggacaattttttaaaacttcaaaattttttttactgaattttttttaggaactggCTTTTCCACTCTTTTATCCATAATGCACTACTCTTTTTGTTTGCATCCATGTAAAAGTACAAGATTACCCTCTTAGTGTGTGAAGATCAGAATGTACAAAGGACAGAATTGTAAAATTTCACATGGGTTCAAAAAGAGAGGACAGATTTGTAAAATTTCACATAtgatagagacaaaaaaaaatggatactTTGACTAAGGGGagtattaaaataatttttttatttaattttctttgttgACAAAACTTTATACTCCATCAGATCCAGAAACATTGACCCATGCACTaacgaaaattcaaaaaagacgatAAAAAATCGCCTAAATAACAAGTTGGGCCAAATCGAATCTTTTCTGTCTTTAGATTGTTTTTTCTTGCACTTCGTCATAAAAATCGACGCTAATataatgaaaattcaaaaaataccctGAAAactaggctctgtttggaactaaaagaaaaaaattttaaaaaaattccttctattgtttgtttggttggaagagagAAAGATGAAAATAACATTTTCAAATTATGTAAATAGTAATTTTTCTCTAAAGattttcctctcatttctctcccattttcttttcttttcctttcttccaTTTTCGTTAAGTTAGGCTCAAAATAAATCAAACCTGACTCGGTTTCTGCTTCTGGGTCTGAGCCTCAGCTTCTTTCTCACTCGGTTTCTGCTTCTGGGTCTGAGCCTCCGCTTCTTTCTCACTCTGCTTCGTTAAACAAACAGAGGCCGCGTCGGGCTCCGTTCTCTCGCCCGAATTCGGCTGCTTCGATTTCTTCAGCTTCAACATCAGCACTCCAAACTTGCTCGCCGATTTCAACAGCGAGAACTGGGGCTTCGCGATTTGCCCGGAACCGTCGTCGATCGACGATGGCTCCACCGGCACCAAATTCCCGTTAAAGAACAAGTCGTCCGACGGCTCCAGCGTGAACTTGAactccccttcttcttcttctcctcctctcgCATCATTCTCACCCTCCGTACCATCACTATCCCCCTCctcgtcctctctctcttcatctaGGCCGTCCGTTGTTTTCTGCTTGTCGTGATCCTCGCCGTCGGGATCTTCGTCGGGGACGG is a window encoding:
- the LOC131315002 gene encoding probable membrane-associated kinase regulator 2 gives rise to the protein MEAFSLLKYWRTTTGGGATANLRASTPTTTTTISTAISHSTAETDDDEEENGPFFDLEFAVPDEDPDGEDHDKQKTTDGLDEEREDEEGDSDGTEGENDARGGEEEEGEFKFTLEPSDDLFFNGNLVPVEPSSIDDGSGQIAKPQFSLLKSASKFGVLMLKLKKSKQPNSGERTEPDAASVCLTKQSEKEAEAQTQKQKPSEKEAEAQTQKQKPSQSKLFTVKFKVEEVPIVSLFTRDNSSRASSGTINNNKSQKKETSDESGPDEKRVSKDGVQKYLKMVKPLYIRVSKRHGEKPSAGFSGQLSVQSPARPEALKSEKTEAVLKSEPPAAAAAAAASCEEKSGKQGKLLLPAGLRVVCKHLGKSRSASSAAVAAAPVSGATVKQGRRRDDSLLEQQDGIQSAILHCKRSFNLSRDLESTLFPRSVSDPSLKNPSN